One window of Dromaius novaehollandiae isolate bDroNov1 chromosome 20, bDroNov1.hap1, whole genome shotgun sequence genomic DNA carries:
- the ZBTB34 gene encoding zinc finger and BTB domain-containing protein 34 isoform X2: MVQFPGTINVVSSFKIRLHFTSVEMDSSSFIQFDVPEYSNTVLSQLNELRLQGKLCDIIVHIQGQPFRAHKAVLAASSPYFRDHSALSTMSGLSISVIKNPNVFEQLLSFCYTGRMSLQLKDVVSFLTAASFLQMQCVIDKCTQILESIHSKISVGDVDSVTVGAEENSENRNGVKDSSYFANPIEISPPYCSQVRQSTAGSDLRMETTPGKTLRSRLQEEGHSDRGSSGSISEYEIQIEGDHEQGDLIVRESQIAEVKVKMEKSDRPSCSDSSSLGDDGYHTEMVDGEQVVAVNVGSYGSVLQHVYSFTHASSQATGVSETFGSLSNSSPSRSMLSCFRGGRARQKRVSTGHLHSDVQGLVQGADSETMVSNPGYENSPRERNARGHWYPYNERLICIYCGKSFNQKGSLDRHMRLHMGITPFVCKFCGKKYTRKDQLEYHIRGHTDDKPFRCEICGKCFPFQGTLNQHLRKNHPGVTEVRNRVESPDRTEAFVEQKVDNDASASEAMDSSMEIHAMSNTSD; encoded by the exons ATGGTTCAGTTCCCTGGGACTATCAATGTAGTCTCTTCCTTCAAGATCCG attacaCTTTACATCAGTAGAAATGGACAGCAGCAGTTTCATTCAGTTTGATGTGCCTGAGTACAGCAACACTGTTCTGAGCCAATTAAATGAACTCCGCTTGCAAGGAAAGCTATGTGACATAATTGTGCATATTCAGGGTCAGCCGTTTCGAGCCCATAAAGCAGTCCTAGCTGCCAGTTCTCCATATTTCCGTGACCATTCAGCATTAAGCACCATGAGTGGCTTATCAATATCAGTTATTAAAAATCCCAATGTTTTTGAAcagttgctttcattttgttacaCTGGAAGGATGTCCTTACAGCTGAAGGATGTTGTTAGTTTTCTAACTGCAGCTAGCTTTCTACAGATGCAGTGTGTCATTGATAAGTGCACACAAATACTGGAGAGTATTCATTCAAAGATCAGTGTTGGTGATGTTGACTCTGTCACTGTTGGTgctgaagaaaattcagaaaatcgCAACGGAGTTAAAGACAGCAGCTACTTTGCCAATCCTATTGAGATATCTCCCCCCTACTGCTCTCAGGTGCGACAGTCAACAGCAGGCAGTGATCTTAGGATGGAAACTACTCCAGGCAAAACTCTACGTAGTCGTCTGCAAGAAGAAGGGCATTCGGATCGAGGAAGCAGTGGGAGTATCTCTGAGTACGAGATTCAGATTGAAGGTGATCATGAGCAAGGAGACCTGATAGTAAGGGAAAGTCAAATTGCAGAGGTgaaagttaaaatggaaaagTCTGACAGGCCAAGTTGCTCCGATAGCTCTTCCCTTGGTGATGATGGATATCATACTGAAATGGTGGATGGAGAGCAAGTGGTGGCAGTAAACGTTGGTTCCTATGGGTCTGTGTTACAACATGTTTATTCATTTACCCATGCCTCATCACAGGCTACAGGTGTGTCTGAAACCTTTGGAAGTCTAAGCAATTCAAGTCCTTCAAGGTCCATGCTGAGCTGTTTCAGAGGGGGGCGTGCACGCCAAAAACGGGTATCCACTGGTCACTTGCATAGCGATGTTCAGGGCTTGGTGCAAGGGGCTGACAGTGAAACCATGGTGAGTAACCCAGGATATGAAAACAGTCCGCgggaaagaaatgcaagaggTCATTGGTATCCATACAATGAAAGGCTAATTTGTATCTACTGTGGAAAGTCTTTCAACCAGAAAGGGAGCCTTGATCGACACATGCGATTGCATATGGGAATAACACCTTTTGTGTGCAAGTTTTGTGGGAAGAAATATACCCGCAAGGACCAACTTGAGTATCATATTCGTGGCCACACAGATGACAAGCCCTTTCGCTGTGAGATCtgtggaaaatgttttcctttccagGGTACGCTAAACCAGCATTTGCGAAAGAATCACCCTGGGGTAACAGAAGTACGAAACAGGGTAGAGTCTCCAGACAGAACAGAGGCATTTGTGGAACAGAAAGTAGATAATGATGCTTCAGCTTCTGAAGCTATGGATTCTAGTATGGAAATTCACGCAATGTCTAACACATCTGATTAA
- the ZBTB34 gene encoding zinc finger and BTB domain-containing protein 34 isoform X1: MPALSVILSLLSGTMTCLVKRCITAISALQARAGLHFTSVEMDSSSFIQFDVPEYSNTVLSQLNELRLQGKLCDIIVHIQGQPFRAHKAVLAASSPYFRDHSALSTMSGLSISVIKNPNVFEQLLSFCYTGRMSLQLKDVVSFLTAASFLQMQCVIDKCTQILESIHSKISVGDVDSVTVGAEENSENRNGVKDSSYFANPIEISPPYCSQVRQSTAGSDLRMETTPGKTLRSRLQEEGHSDRGSSGSISEYEIQIEGDHEQGDLIVRESQIAEVKVKMEKSDRPSCSDSSSLGDDGYHTEMVDGEQVVAVNVGSYGSVLQHVYSFTHASSQATGVSETFGSLSNSSPSRSMLSCFRGGRARQKRVSTGHLHSDVQGLVQGADSETMVSNPGYENSPRERNARGHWYPYNERLICIYCGKSFNQKGSLDRHMRLHMGITPFVCKFCGKKYTRKDQLEYHIRGHTDDKPFRCEICGKCFPFQGTLNQHLRKNHPGVTEVRNRVESPDRTEAFVEQKVDNDASASEAMDSSMEIHAMSNTSD, encoded by the exons ATGCCAGCACTATCCGTCATTCTGTCTTTGCTGAGCGGTACAATGACCTGTCTGGTAAAACGGTGCATTACTGCCATAAGTGCGCTACAAGCACGTGCAGG attacaCTTTACATCAGTAGAAATGGACAGCAGCAGTTTCATTCAGTTTGATGTGCCTGAGTACAGCAACACTGTTCTGAGCCAATTAAATGAACTCCGCTTGCAAGGAAAGCTATGTGACATAATTGTGCATATTCAGGGTCAGCCGTTTCGAGCCCATAAAGCAGTCCTAGCTGCCAGTTCTCCATATTTCCGTGACCATTCAGCATTAAGCACCATGAGTGGCTTATCAATATCAGTTATTAAAAATCCCAATGTTTTTGAAcagttgctttcattttgttacaCTGGAAGGATGTCCTTACAGCTGAAGGATGTTGTTAGTTTTCTAACTGCAGCTAGCTTTCTACAGATGCAGTGTGTCATTGATAAGTGCACACAAATACTGGAGAGTATTCATTCAAAGATCAGTGTTGGTGATGTTGACTCTGTCACTGTTGGTgctgaagaaaattcagaaaatcgCAACGGAGTTAAAGACAGCAGCTACTTTGCCAATCCTATTGAGATATCTCCCCCCTACTGCTCTCAGGTGCGACAGTCAACAGCAGGCAGTGATCTTAGGATGGAAACTACTCCAGGCAAAACTCTACGTAGTCGTCTGCAAGAAGAAGGGCATTCGGATCGAGGAAGCAGTGGGAGTATCTCTGAGTACGAGATTCAGATTGAAGGTGATCATGAGCAAGGAGACCTGATAGTAAGGGAAAGTCAAATTGCAGAGGTgaaagttaaaatggaaaagTCTGACAGGCCAAGTTGCTCCGATAGCTCTTCCCTTGGTGATGATGGATATCATACTGAAATGGTGGATGGAGAGCAAGTGGTGGCAGTAAACGTTGGTTCCTATGGGTCTGTGTTACAACATGTTTATTCATTTACCCATGCCTCATCACAGGCTACAGGTGTGTCTGAAACCTTTGGAAGTCTAAGCAATTCAAGTCCTTCAAGGTCCATGCTGAGCTGTTTCAGAGGGGGGCGTGCACGCCAAAAACGGGTATCCACTGGTCACTTGCATAGCGATGTTCAGGGCTTGGTGCAAGGGGCTGACAGTGAAACCATGGTGAGTAACCCAGGATATGAAAACAGTCCGCgggaaagaaatgcaagaggTCATTGGTATCCATACAATGAAAGGCTAATTTGTATCTACTGTGGAAAGTCTTTCAACCAGAAAGGGAGCCTTGATCGACACATGCGATTGCATATGGGAATAACACCTTTTGTGTGCAAGTTTTGTGGGAAGAAATATACCCGCAAGGACCAACTTGAGTATCATATTCGTGGCCACACAGATGACAAGCCCTTTCGCTGTGAGATCtgtggaaaatgttttcctttccagGGTACGCTAAACCAGCATTTGCGAAAGAATCACCCTGGGGTAACAGAAGTACGAAACAGGGTAGAGTCTCCAGACAGAACAGAGGCATTTGTGGAACAGAAAGTAGATAATGATGCTTCAGCTTCTGAAGCTATGGATTCTAGTATGGAAATTCACGCAATGTCTAACACATCTGATTAA
- the ZBTB34 gene encoding zinc finger and BTB domain-containing protein 34 isoform X3, which produces MDSSSFIQFDVPEYSNTVLSQLNELRLQGKLCDIIVHIQGQPFRAHKAVLAASSPYFRDHSALSTMSGLSISVIKNPNVFEQLLSFCYTGRMSLQLKDVVSFLTAASFLQMQCVIDKCTQILESIHSKISVGDVDSVTVGAEENSENRNGVKDSSYFANPIEISPPYCSQVRQSTAGSDLRMETTPGKTLRSRLQEEGHSDRGSSGSISEYEIQIEGDHEQGDLIVRESQIAEVKVKMEKSDRPSCSDSSSLGDDGYHTEMVDGEQVVAVNVGSYGSVLQHVYSFTHASSQATGVSETFGSLSNSSPSRSMLSCFRGGRARQKRVSTGHLHSDVQGLVQGADSETMVSNPGYENSPRERNARGHWYPYNERLICIYCGKSFNQKGSLDRHMRLHMGITPFVCKFCGKKYTRKDQLEYHIRGHTDDKPFRCEICGKCFPFQGTLNQHLRKNHPGVTEVRNRVESPDRTEAFVEQKVDNDASASEAMDSSMEIHAMSNTSD; this is translated from the coding sequence ATGGACAGCAGCAGTTTCATTCAGTTTGATGTGCCTGAGTACAGCAACACTGTTCTGAGCCAATTAAATGAACTCCGCTTGCAAGGAAAGCTATGTGACATAATTGTGCATATTCAGGGTCAGCCGTTTCGAGCCCATAAAGCAGTCCTAGCTGCCAGTTCTCCATATTTCCGTGACCATTCAGCATTAAGCACCATGAGTGGCTTATCAATATCAGTTATTAAAAATCCCAATGTTTTTGAAcagttgctttcattttgttacaCTGGAAGGATGTCCTTACAGCTGAAGGATGTTGTTAGTTTTCTAACTGCAGCTAGCTTTCTACAGATGCAGTGTGTCATTGATAAGTGCACACAAATACTGGAGAGTATTCATTCAAAGATCAGTGTTGGTGATGTTGACTCTGTCACTGTTGGTgctgaagaaaattcagaaaatcgCAACGGAGTTAAAGACAGCAGCTACTTTGCCAATCCTATTGAGATATCTCCCCCCTACTGCTCTCAGGTGCGACAGTCAACAGCAGGCAGTGATCTTAGGATGGAAACTACTCCAGGCAAAACTCTACGTAGTCGTCTGCAAGAAGAAGGGCATTCGGATCGAGGAAGCAGTGGGAGTATCTCTGAGTACGAGATTCAGATTGAAGGTGATCATGAGCAAGGAGACCTGATAGTAAGGGAAAGTCAAATTGCAGAGGTgaaagttaaaatggaaaagTCTGACAGGCCAAGTTGCTCCGATAGCTCTTCCCTTGGTGATGATGGATATCATACTGAAATGGTGGATGGAGAGCAAGTGGTGGCAGTAAACGTTGGTTCCTATGGGTCTGTGTTACAACATGTTTATTCATTTACCCATGCCTCATCACAGGCTACAGGTGTGTCTGAAACCTTTGGAAGTCTAAGCAATTCAAGTCCTTCAAGGTCCATGCTGAGCTGTTTCAGAGGGGGGCGTGCACGCCAAAAACGGGTATCCACTGGTCACTTGCATAGCGATGTTCAGGGCTTGGTGCAAGGGGCTGACAGTGAAACCATGGTGAGTAACCCAGGATATGAAAACAGTCCGCgggaaagaaatgcaagaggTCATTGGTATCCATACAATGAAAGGCTAATTTGTATCTACTGTGGAAAGTCTTTCAACCAGAAAGGGAGCCTTGATCGACACATGCGATTGCATATGGGAATAACACCTTTTGTGTGCAAGTTTTGTGGGAAGAAATATACCCGCAAGGACCAACTTGAGTATCATATTCGTGGCCACACAGATGACAAGCCCTTTCGCTGTGAGATCtgtggaaaatgttttcctttccagGGTACGCTAAACCAGCATTTGCGAAAGAATCACCCTGGGGTAACAGAAGTACGAAACAGGGTAGAGTCTCCAGACAGAACAGAGGCATTTGTGGAACAGAAAGTAGATAATGATGCTTCAGCTTCTGAAGCTATGGATTCTAGTATGGAAATTCACGCAATGTCTAACACATCTGATTAA